gaccagatgtccactttggggctgTAGGCTTCTCCTCTCACCACTTCCGGGGCCATCCAGCTGGGAGTGCCCACTCTGGAGCTGCGCTTGCTgcgctcagggctgagctgagcgcagaggccaaagtcagctgaggagaaaaacaaagcctgtcAAAGCCAGCCACCGCTGCCAAACCGGCCTAAAGGATGGCCCACTCCAAGCCTGCCAAGGCCATGCCCAGTCTAgctgaaaaggcagctgagctTGCCTTCCCcgtggctggagccagggaaatAGGGCATTGGCCATTTCAGAAACACCCTCACGATTCACGTGCTGGCTGAGCAGCGCTTCTGGGGAAGTGGCAGTCACCaaaaagcagccccacagcacacaCGGGGAACGCTGCCCCTGAGCAGGGGCGatacccacccagcttgacagatcCGTCCATGCCCACGAGAACGTTGCCGCTCTTGATGTCCCTGTGGATGACTTGGCGGgaatgaaggaaatgcagtccttgcaggcactgagagagaaaggagggaaggaaagttaACATTCAGCATCTGATTTGAtcccagaagaaaggaaagggctCCAAGAGGTTGACAGCTTTCTCAGGGAATTGTGAAGGAGGGAGCACTAGCACGGCGCTGTCAAGAGCAAGAGCTTGCTGCTTCAACACTCTTAGAAGTGCTTTGCATATTTCAAAGCGAAGGCATCTGAGCTCACACGAGTCCATCCTGCCATTGGTACCAAGCACGTGACCTTTGGCTGGCAAGCAGCATGGCAACGATTACATTGgaagccctgtggcagcagaggaggaagcagcacattAGACCTGTTTCAGAATCCCTCGCCATCTGGGCTGCAATGCCGTGCTTTGAAGCTGAGGACATCCCCTTCGCCCTCGGCTTGAAATTCAGCCACCCGCATGCGGGCTTAGAACATCAAGGAATgtcggacagacggacaggctccagacaaacattcagaggcaaagctgagagGAGCAAACCAGGAAATGAAACAAGTGAGTGTGCACGAGCGCCAGAGGACGGACAGCATGGAAGAGTGCAAGAACAGAGCCTAAGGCATGCGGGGACTCCAGCAGGCAGTTCCCTTCAGATTAatgctctttcttctgctctgtgtcgTGAGAGCAGCGCCAAAAGAAAGCCGGGGCcaagaaatctctgctctccttAAGCACCAGCTGACAAGAACCATCCTGGGCAGGCCAGGAGAAGCACAAGCGGGACGCCTCACCTCCCGACAGACGGCGCCTATCTCTCCTTCCTCCAGGTACACTGCCCTGAGCACATCGAACAACGTGCCGCCGTCCATGAactccatcaccagccagagctCCGCATCCACCAggtagctgaaagaaggaaaccacggcatggagagagaggaatgggcacagctcaggcACCCGAGGGCCTGACCCAGGCTTTTGCAACTGCTCTCCAAGCTACACATGCCAGAAGAGATTACTGAACGCCAGCTGCAAACTCCTCCCGTGCACATGCAGATGTCTAAAGCTACATAGACGTGAGAATACCCCAACCTGTCTAAGTAGCTGACAATATTGggattcctgctgtccctcatcACCAGGATTTCATTGACAGCCAGCTCCTCAGACATCTTCTCCTGAAGAGACATTATCTTGATGGCCACCTAAAGAGACATTGGCAACCATTAACTTGAGAAGTCGCTCCCTGCACGAGACCTCAAGGAACACGGAGCGAGCGCTCGTGCCATGACACAgcgagctgtgccaaactgccctgtTGCCAGACAGCAGAGCTTAGGGAGAAACTGCCGTGGGTATGGACACTTTACCTGTTGTCCTGTGCTGGTGTCCAGGGCTTTATAAACAGCTCCAAAGCCCCTAGAAagaaaagggcagcagaaaaagccctTTATAGCCCTGGCAGTGAAAGCAAGCCTAGGCAGGAGATCTCCCTAGGCTGCCTGGACTCCTTAGAAAACGCCTGGCTGCGGCGTCTCTTCAGCcggcagcacggcagcccaccagccctctgccatgccggACAGGGAACACGGAGCTCCCACATGGAGACCAAGGACCCCTGCAAATCTCCAAGGCACACGCCCACTTGGTTCCATTCCAGTGGAAGGGGGGCTCCATCTCTCTGTGGCTTTGCGCACAGGTGTGCAAGTGGGTTTACATCTGGAGAAGACtaacttggaaaacactgccttTAAGAACTGTCCTCAGGCAGCTCTTGAGTGGCAAGGTGCCCTTGGAGGCCATACAGACACAGGGccaggagatcttccaggtcctgctcctcactgctgcaAGCAAGGCGTCGCTTGCATCAAGTTGTCTTTGCTGATGCTTCCTGACTGCTCTGACTGAGCCATCCTGAGAGGTGGCAGGAGGCAAAGCCCGAGGCTGACCGCGTTTGGAGCTGGCCTGACTTCACGCTGGATATTGCACAAGCTGAAGACCCGGCCCATGGTTTGTTCTACGGAGCAGACGTCACACTTACCCTCGTCCAAGTTCTTCAAATGCCCTGTATTTCTTCATTGGCTCGCCCAGACTCACAATGCTCCCTGAGAAAGATaaaagcagtgccaggagctcccTTTCAACCGGAGGCCTTGCTGCCCGCACAATCCAAAATGCATGCCCACTGTCAGGAGCTTGAGAGCTCCCTGGGGCCCAGTCACTCGCGACGTGCCACgaaaggcagcccaggcagagccaagccaggcccagctgcccccagaagcagcaggaacaccCCGAGCGCTCCCTCGCTGCCTCAAAGCACAACAACAGCTTCTGCAGAGAGGCCTAAGCGCCTCTGAGACCGAGGAGGAACTTCTGGCGCAGCCTGCACCGAGACACACAGACAACGCACTGCTCTGGCAGACAAGAAACACGGCAGACGTACTCAGTGTCTTcaggccctgctcctctctcatctcgggctgctgggctgggctcctggaTGAAGTGCCGGCAGCTGGGGGACAGCCGGCTGCTGCAGGCGATGCCGGTCCAGCGGCACGTTGAATGGCAGAGCCTGTCTTGAGCTGGGACCAGAAAGGATTGCCCGTCAGAAGGGCGGCTGGCACAGACGCCCCGGAGAGCACACGGCAAAAGCAAGGCCTTCGGAAGATGCTGTCGGCCACCGCCAGGCCTCCTCAGCTGGGGGCTTTTGGACGTCCCCTTCCCAAAGGCAATGGGAAAACCACTCAGGCTACTTCGATACAGCCCCTCATGGCCACTTCCATGCTCCATCGTGCTGGCCTTTCTGCACAACGAGTGGAACTAGCCATTGATGGGCTTGCAAAGATccgcacagagatcagagcagggcTCCAGAGCCTTGTTGcggttcttcctcctcctgtgttttcctgggcGATGAAATCACCCTGGAGTTGGCATGCAACTGTCTGAGCAGAAGCCCAGAGCGTGTCCCTTCTCTGATCCCTTTCACTGATTTCCCCTCTGTATTTCAGGCATTAGGGGGCGGCCCTTCGGGGAtgcattccagccctgctgagccccaccTGCCCTATACAATGCAGAGCCCTCTAGGATTCTCCTCAccaaaccctgctctgaccATGTGCAAGTGAAGCACAGTCTACATTATGCCTGAACCTAAGTAGTCCATGGAGTGTGGCTTGTCCCTTCCAGAGGCCAGTGTTTCCCAAATATCCTGCAAGGCTGTCAGCTGAGTCTTTGGACCGCTCTGTCcgctgggcacaggcagcccgcATCGCCAGGGGGCACAAGGGGCTCATTTCTACGCTGGGAATAATTGAATGCTGCCTCTTGTCTGATGCCAAGAGGCATTCTCGAGTCCTCTCAGCATCCCAGCAAAGTGATGCTCAAGTGTCAAAGTTCAGGACCCACTGGCCAGCGCTCCCTGGcttggctgaagcagcactaggtcatggcaggcacacagcccccagcatcTTCAGCCGCAAGCAACAAGGGCTGGGGTTGAAGGCCTGGCTTGAAGCTTGGCCCTGCACCCAAGGCAGTGCCAGCCTCAGATGCCACTTACTGgctctgcaagttcagcctgtggagggacagcagctggaggcttgctgctgttttgctcctcttcagcctctccCTCAGTAAGAGTGCCAGCCAGACGAGGCGCTGACCCTgcggctgagccctgcagacaggcagaagtgagagagactgggaacagccaacccttgcagcagctgctttctactGCGCTGGGAAAGCACCCAGAATAAGGGCAAATCATAGACTTGGATACAAGTGGCATTCTGAGTCATGAAAGCCCTCGGAAGATGGCTGAATGAGGTgctactgcctcttgctgtgcatttgATCTTCCATGCTGGCTGGAAGCAGCAAGACACCTTGGAGCTgtcacatttgcttttcacctcCTGAAAGGCTCTTGATGGGAAAATAAggaaggagccagtgctccctttgctactgctgctgccaccaggcagctggcctttccttcagcctcccacGCTGGCACTCTACACTCTACTGCAACAGGCCAagctcacagcttgctgcacaGTTCTTACACGCCAGCAACATCAGGGGTTCCTTTGCCACTCACCAAAGCACAGGCTTTTCTCCATCCACGTGTGAGGTGacctgcagggagcaagggaaaaGGAACCAGAGGCCCTTAGAAAAGTGCCTTTTGCTGGGGGCTCCCACAGCACAAGTCATTCCCAACggagagcatttccctttcccaacaTGCCTCCAGGAGCAACAGCCCTTTCCCACAGCAAGCAAGAGAACAAACAAGGACACTAGAGTAGGCGCTGTCTACATTTGGGCCTCTTTtgccaggaaagaaacagaaacacggccaaggaaatgcaacagctcaagcagtttttcctcttctcttcccagtaTTTTATAGATCGTTTTTTAATTGCATGCACAAGCCATTCCCATCAATTGCTGGAAGACAATACAACAGCAAAGCTTCCATAAAGGACCCctttgctgtggcagctctccGCTGCAGCGGccccagaacagctcctgccttcagcagcaaaCCCTAACTGGACTGGAGTTTGTGCTGCATCGCCAGGGGAATGGCTACCTTGGCGCAGCCTAGAAAGGGTCAAGGCACACAGCCAAGGCCTCTAAATGGCAGCATTTGGAGCAAAAGGTGCTTTCCTTCACTCCTGGAGAGAGCCACAGGGTTTTGAGAAGTACTTCTGAGCATCTCCCCTCAGAGTCTACAATTTCCAGGTTGTCTTGGTTGAAGCAGCAAGCTGAGGAAATGACACACTCCACTGCCACGCGCTGTCCCGGGGAGGGAAGGCAAGCGCCGCAGGCTGCAAATTACATTGCAAACGCTCTGCACCTACCACCCAGTACAGATACCCCCTTCTTagctgatgctgctggcaggagatttACCAAACTGGTGCATCCTAACGGCAGTTTTGTTCCCTGATCAACTCGGTCACTACCGCGGCGTATAGAGCAGAGCGAAGCAAAAGCCAGGGGACGCCAGCCCCAGGATAAACCTTTACTTACGAGTCAGGTGGGTCAGGTAGTATCCAGAATAAGCAACGGTAAAGATGGTGCAAACCGCGGCACAGACCTGCCCGAACATCTTGGCCGTGCTCTGCTGCTTCGCACACTGAATGCCACCCAAGGGGTAAAGCAAGACTCCTCTCGGGGTGCAGGCCGTCTGCTGAGAACTCCTTGGTCGCAAGGATCCTCCTGCAGGGAGCGAGCCgaaaagctgctctggacaaccAGGCCTCGGGCTCACCGGGACATCGCTGTGCTGTGACGCGGCACTGTGACATGGCATCGCTCCCTTGACCTCACaatagcagctgctctgggtttgtTGTGCCCAGCAACCGAACCTTCTGTACAGATGACGCCAAAGAAAAGCCTGGGAAGTTCTGCTCAGTCGTGAAGCAGCAGAACGTGTCCTTCCAGTCCATAAGCCAGAGCTCAAGGCGTCCCAGGGCAACTCAGAAGACACGGCGGCCCAGCCTGCACGCGAGAACAGAAAGCAAGTGTGCTTCTTCTCCCTGGCATCTTAGTTGGTTCTGAAAAGCCAACTTCTTCCATGACAtgtagggggaaaaagaagcaaagaaaataaatttccaggaGTATTGCAGCGTGCAGATGCTTCTTGAGCACACTGGTGCATGCTGATTTTTGCTCCCACTCCGTTTGCTGCACGGCCTCCCTTTTGTGGCAGGGAGATGCTGCCTTAGCTCTTGACACAAagctcctcttgtcctgcttgCTCTTTCTCTGGCCACTGAAAGCCTCAGAACAACCACAGGAGCTTTGCAGTGGTTCCTGGGCTGCCACAGTTGtgttggagctctggcagcagcctgcagcccacTGCTCTGCAACGCCCTGCAGATGTCGAGCCCAAGGAAGGGCCCTTTGGAACAGGCCAAAGCCGCAGTCTCACAGATGTTTGCCCAGGCTCCATGCTCCCTGTAAGTTTCGTGGCGGACACTTGCACAGCCACATCCCAATGAAAATGAGTTGTAGTCATTCCCCTCTCTGTTAAAATCTTCAGCTAGACCCAGGAGCCAGcttgaaagcagaaagaaattagtGCGTGAGACGGCGGAAAAGTGCACGCAACTCTGGAAATCAACTCGGTTCACCTGTAGAACAAGGATCCCAGACTTGCTTTCCTGGTGACTCAGCACCCACAAGTCCTCTGCTGGTGGACAGCACAGTCCAGTCTTTCAAGGAGCTTTACCCTGGGCTCCTCACACTTCAGAAGCTGAGCGTGGCGTTTCAATATCAATGCAATTGATGCAAGGCCCAGCACTATCTTCAAATTCTCTTGCTGAAACACTGCAGTAGTTACCTAGAAGGATTGCCTCCATTGGAAAGCatctcattttccccatttccaagtCCGCTCACATCAACCAGCGAATTGTAGGGCTTTAGAGAAGGAGGAATGACACGGTAGCATGGAAAGCCCAGTGCAGGCCCTCAGGCCCCCTTGAGCAGGGCGCTTTGGTGCCCCAGAGGTTCAAGAGAGGGAAGTGTAAGGAAGACGTGCCCTTTCGACCCTCCTTTACTCCTCAGCACCAAGTGATCGCCAGGAAacgggggacagccaggccaggtcTCTCATCCTGACCCAGCGTGAGGGGCAGCTGGCACGGAGGGACAAAATGGCATGGGGGGAAACATCTCTGCCAGGCAGGTGGGGCAGTGTGGGGCAGCTGTCGGGGAAGGTGTGTGGGGCAGGCCAGGGCCACTCTGGCAAGGGGGAGAGCCTTGGGGCGCTCGGAAGCAGCGCAAAGCCGTGAACGGGAGAGCCCATCCTCAGCGCACAGCTTGGAAGGCACTGACCAGCTTAGGCACAGCGTGACACGCAAGGGAAcactccagggctctggggggtttaGAGGTTTTATTGCCAGTCGTGCTGAAAGCaagagctggaacagagcatctcctggttacttcaccatcttcatcttcctcaatcTGTCCTCCAGGTGGCCAGTTCAGGCAGACAACTCGTGGGACATGCCTGCTCCAGATCTGCTCAATCCCACATTCTTCTTGGATAGCTCAATTCTTCTGATGACAATTCATTCATTTCTCCTTAAGGGATAATTCTGAGCTTCCCTACATCAACACTACTCTACTCTTTTCTAAACAATGCCTCATGAATGAAGCTTTCTATGGTCTCTAGTCCTAACTAAAGACAGCTAAGCtcagaaaacctcaaaacattacatttcctATCTACAGCAGAGCTCCTCATAAAACTCAGGggatggctgaagctctgcctatGCACGATCcatccccatttccctcccctgagctggcagggcacGAGGGCCTCCTCAGGCGCAGGCGTCTGCACGCCAGTTTTCCTGCACTTGCTTTCCCCACTTGcggtaagcaaagctgcttacCTCAGCGTGATCTCTGGGCCTCTGCAAGGGACTGTCCAGCTTAGCTAGAGCATGGCAAGGAAGGGAGTCTTCCAACGCTCTGCCTATGTCAGAGTTTTATTGCCACTCTGGCTGAAACAAAGTGTCCCCTCACTACTTCTGCATCTTTATCATTCTGCCATGCAGCTGGCCTGATCAGGCTGACAGCTTGTAGCGCCTGCACAGTGCACTTCTGCTGCATCACAGCTGTTCCTCTCACAGCTTAATTCTGATTATGACAATTCATTCTTTTCTACTTAAAAGATAGCTCAGAACTTACCTAAATTAACACATTCTAAGCTAAACTATCCTCTACTATCTAAGCTATCTAGATTCTATAGTCCTTTGAAGTCACTCCCTCAATTtcctaaatttttaaaagttaatcttttcaggaaaaaaaaaaaaccaacaacggTTTAAATTTTACCCAGCTTAACTAAGAAAATTCCAAAACCATTACATTCCCTATCTACAGCACAGGcccttattaaaaagtcaggggATGGCTGAATCTCTGCCCAAACACAACACATCCCCTTGCCCCTGCTCGGAGCTGGCACGGCACAAGGGCCTCCTCAGGCGCAAGCGTCTCCTCTCCAGTCTTCCAGCACTTGCTTGGCTGAGGtgaccagagcagccaggctggaggctggcTCGCCTGAGGTCACAAACGGGTGCTGCccggaagaaaaaccaaaaagaagggAACCCCTGTTACTTTCCATGAGCACATCCTCACGGGCCCAAGCAGGACTCCTTGGCTGCCCAAAAGACACACCAAGAGGACCGAGGGCAGCACATTCCCCATGGgccttcctctcctggaagctgcctCACCCACGCAGCCCACACTCCTCTTGATCCCTGGATGCAGGTgtcctcagctggcagggctttttgcccctttgctttttctcacctgcaggagttcctgggcagaccagcgcctGTCCTCgtctgcctgcaggcagcagcgcagaAAGTCGCGCAGGAGAGCCGAGTGGTGCCTGGGGTTCTGCAGTTTCGGGGGCCCGTTCATTTCTATCAGTTCAAAAACCTACAACACATGGATGGAAGAGGACACTCTAGCTGCTCCTTTCCTAGCCAGAACAGCTCTCTCCACACAGAGCCCCCTTTCTAAGCTGCACCTTACCCTGACACGGGCCATCCTCTCGTAAGGAGCTTCCCCTTCCACCATTTCCAGCCCCATGatccccagggaccagatgtccactttggggctgTAGGCTTCTCCTCTCACCACTTCCGGGGCCATCCAGCTGGGAGTGCCCACTCTGGAGCTGCGCTTGCTgcgctcagggctgagctgagcgcagaggccaaagtcagctgaggagaaaaacaaagcctgtcAAAGCCAGCCACCGCTGCCAAACCGGCCTAAAGGATGGCCCACTCCAAGCCTGCCAAGGCCATGCCCAGTCTAgctgaaaaggcagctgagctTGCCTTCCCcgtggctggagccagggaaatAGGGCATTGGCCATTTCAGAAACACCCTCACGATTCACGTGCTGGCTGAGCAGCGCTTCTGGGGAAGTGGCAGTCACCaaaaagcagccccacagcacacgCGGGGAACGCTGCCCCTGAGCAGGGGCGatacccacccagcttgacagatcCGTCCATGCCCACGAGAACGTTGCCGCTCTTGATGTCCCTGTGGATGACTTGGCGGgaatgaaggaaatgcagtccttgcaggcactgagagagaaaggagggaaggaaagttaACATTCAGCATCTGATTTGAtcccagaagaaaggaaagggctCCAAGAGGTTGACAGCTTTCTCAGGGAATTGTGAAGGAGGGAGCACTAGCACGGCGCTGTCAAGAGCAAGAGCTTGCTGCTTCAACACTCTTAGAAGTGCTTTGCATATTTCAAAGCGAAGGCATCTGAGCTCACACGAGTCCATCCTGCCATTGGTACCAAGCACGTGACCTTTGGCTGGCAAGCAGCATGGCAACGATTACATTGgaagccctgtggcagcagaggaggaagcagcacattAGACCTGTTTCAGAATCCCTCGCCATCTGGGCTGCAATGCCGTG
Above is a window of Lonchura striata isolate bLonStr1 chromosome Z, bLonStr1.mat, whole genome shotgun sequence DNA encoding:
- the LOC144248341 gene encoding serine/threonine-protein kinase PAK 3-like; translation: MFGQVCAAVCTIFTVAYSGYYLTHLTPAGTSSRSPAQQPEMREEQGLKTLRSIVSLGEPMKKYRAFEELGRGGFGAVYKALDTSTGQQVAIKIMSLQEKMSEELAVNEILVMRDSRNPNIVSYLDSYLVDAELWLVMEFMDGGTLFDVLRAVYLEEGEIGAVCRECLQGLHFLHSRQVIHRDIKSGNVLVGMDGSVKLADFGLCAQLSPERSKRSSRVGTPSWMAPEVVRGEAYSPKVDIWSLGIMGLEMVEGEAPYERMARVRVFELIEMNGPPKLQNPRHHSALLRDFLRCCLQADEDRRWSAQELLQHPFVTSGEPASSLAALVTSAKQVLEDWRGDACA
- the LOC144248342 gene encoding serine/threonine-protein kinase PAK 3-like — protein: MFGQVCAAVCTIFTVAYSGYYLTHLTPAGTSSSSPAQQPEMREEQGLKTLRSIVSLGEPMKKYRAFEELGRGGFGAVYKALDTSTGQQVAIKIMSLQEKMSEELAVNEILVMRDSRNPNIVSYLDSYLVDAELWLVMEFMDGGTLFDVLRAVYLEEGEIGAVCRECLQGLHFLHSRQVIHRDIKSGNVLVGMDGSVKLADFGLCAQLSPERSKRSSRVGTPSWMAPEVVRGEAYSPKVDIWSLGIMGLEMVEGEAPYERMARVRVFELIEMNGPPKLQNPRHHSALLRDFLRCCLQADEDRRWSAQELLQHPFVTSGEPASSLAALVTSAKQVLEDWRGDACA